In Labrys wisconsinensis, a single genomic region encodes these proteins:
- the aroC gene encoding chorismate synthase, with protein sequence MSFNSFGHLFRVTTWGESHGPALGCVIDGCPPRLPVSEALIQSFLDRRKPGQSRFTTQRREPDQVRILSGVMTDEATGTLVTTGTPISLMIENVDQRSKDYGEIKDRYRPGHADYAYDIKYGIRDYRGGGRSSARETAARVAAGAIARQVVPGLVVRGALVQMGPHRIDRGNWDWDEVANNPFFCPDAKAAAVFETYLDGVRKAGSSIGAVIEVVAEGVPPGLGAPVYGKLDADLAAAMMSINAVKGVEIGDGFAAAELSGESNADEMRMGNDGRLLFLSNHAGGILGGISTGQPVVCRFAVKPTSSILQPRRTVDRHGHDTEIVTKGRHDPCVGIRAVPVGEAMMACVIADHFLRHRGQTGAPLAWPFQA encoded by the coding sequence ATGTCGTTCAACAGTTTCGGCCATCTCTTCCGTGTCACCACCTGGGGCGAAAGCCACGGACCTGCTCTCGGCTGCGTTATCGACGGATGTCCGCCACGCCTGCCGGTCAGCGAGGCGCTGATCCAGTCCTTCCTCGACCGCCGCAAGCCCGGCCAGAGCCGCTTCACCACGCAGCGACGCGAGCCGGACCAGGTCAGGATCCTCTCCGGGGTGATGACGGACGAGGCCACGGGAACGCTGGTGACCACCGGCACGCCGATCAGCCTCATGATCGAGAACGTCGACCAGCGCTCCAAGGATTACGGCGAGATCAAGGACAGGTATCGTCCGGGCCACGCCGACTATGCCTACGACATCAAATACGGCATCCGGGACTATCGCGGCGGCGGGCGTTCCTCGGCCCGCGAGACGGCGGCGCGGGTGGCCGCCGGCGCCATCGCCCGGCAGGTCGTGCCCGGCCTCGTCGTGCGCGGCGCCCTGGTGCAGATGGGCCCGCACCGTATCGACCGCGGCAATTGGGACTGGGACGAGGTCGCCAACAACCCATTCTTCTGCCCGGACGCCAAGGCGGCGGCCGTCTTCGAGACCTATCTCGACGGCGTGCGCAAGGCGGGCTCGTCCATCGGCGCGGTGATCGAGGTGGTGGCCGAGGGCGTGCCGCCCGGGCTCGGCGCACCCGTCTACGGCAAGCTCGACGCTGATCTTGCGGCCGCCATGATGAGCATCAACGCGGTCAAGGGCGTCGAGATCGGCGATGGCTTCGCGGCAGCCGAGCTCTCCGGCGAGAGCAATGCCGACGAGATGCGCATGGGCAATGACGGCCGGCTGCTGTTCCTGTCCAACCACGCCGGCGGCATCCTCGGCGGCATCTCCACCGGGCAGCCGGTGGTCTGCCGCTTCGCGGTCAAGCCGACATCGTCGATCCTGCAGCCGCGACGCACCGTCGATCGCCACGGCCACGACACCGAGATCGTCACCAAGGGGCGCCACGACCCCTGCGTCGGCATCCGGGCCGTGCCGGTGGGAGAGGCGATGATGGCCTGCGTCATCGCCGACCATTTCCTGCGGCACCGTGGCCAGACAGGCGCGCCGCTGGCCTGGCCGTTCCAGGCTTGA
- a CDS encoding acid phosphatase encodes MRPLTKLLALALIAGLGFSTLPAAADEAKPFITAADLDLVRILPPPPANDSAKTKAELGEVLTLQVTRTPEMEARAKADAEENVWRFADVMGPKFASENLPKFSAFFARVVETEGAVVDPAKSVWKRPRPHQLSDLVHPAVPMSKSGGWPSGHATVGTLMGIVLSDMVPEKRAEIMARAWEFGDNRVIGGIHFRSDVEMGRIAGSLIAANIMTRDDFKAEYEVARTELRSDLGM; translated from the coding sequence ATGCGACCATTGACCAAACTGCTTGCCCTTGCCCTGATCGCGGGCCTCGGGTTCTCCACCCTTCCGGCCGCCGCCGACGAAGCCAAGCCCTTCATCACCGCAGCCGATCTCGACCTCGTCCGGATCCTGCCGCCACCGCCCGCCAATGATTCGGCCAAGACCAAGGCCGAGCTCGGCGAGGTGCTGACGCTGCAGGTGACGCGCACGCCCGAAATGGAGGCGCGGGCCAAGGCCGATGCCGAGGAGAACGTCTGGCGCTTCGCCGACGTGATGGGACCGAAATTCGCCAGCGAGAATCTGCCCAAGTTCTCCGCCTTCTTCGCCCGCGTCGTCGAGACCGAGGGCGCTGTGGTCGACCCGGCGAAATCCGTCTGGAAGCGGCCGCGGCCGCATCAGCTCTCCGACCTGGTTCATCCCGCGGTGCCGATGTCGAAGTCCGGCGGCTGGCCGTCGGGTCATGCGACGGTCGGCACGCTGATGGGGATCGTCCTGTCCGATATGGTCCCGGAGAAGCGGGCCGAGATCATGGCGCGAGCCTGGGAGTTCGGCGACAACCGCGTGATCGGCGGCATCCATTTCCGCTCCGACGTGGAGATGGGCCGCATCGCCGGCAGCCTGATCGCCGCCAACATCATGACGCGCGACGACTTCAAGGCCGAGTACGAAGTGGCCCGGACCGAGCTGCGCTCCGACCTCGGCATGTAA